The Callospermophilus lateralis isolate mCalLat2 chromosome 20, mCalLat2.hap1, whole genome shotgun sequence genome includes the window ACAGTGCCAAGAATGCTGCAAAAATGCCTGCTATGAGCCATGCTAAATAGCCTTGGTTGATCTTTCAGCACACATACCAGGTATAAGTATTTACAGGTCTCACTGAGAAAGAAGCTCTCCATCCGGTCCTCTTTAGACTTGTCTATAACGTGGTGCAATGTGGCGTACCCACACCTGCAAAACAGATGTCTGGTCAGTCCAGCCTCTGCTCCCCCTGCTGATGGATATCAGAAGAGAAGTATTTTATTAATCTGATAACCAACCaagttacataataccatatgatGAATTAactatagggctagggttatagatCAGGGGTGAGGTGATtggcaaggccctgggtctgatccccAGTTCCAAGGGGGAGGGAAACCACTGCAAACCTATGTTATTTTGGGATGCTATTCCTTTTTTTTAGCCTGGATAGtttgtaaatttattttaaaagtgtcAGCTGCTAAACTACCAGGTTAGTCCCCAGACTGGGGAAGGGAGGACAGTGCAAGATGTTTGCCAAAGATACAATATGAGATCAAGAAAGTGATTGGCATCAAATTTAGAAAGATTGGTTTAAATTTTTAACACCAGTACCTGGAGAACTTATAATGTAGGTATTCTAAAATAGTATTTTCTAACAAAATACTTATGATACACTGATgtataaaaaacaaaagctgacCTGGGTGCAGAAACACATGCCTAtactcccagttacttgggaggctaaggcaggaggatcacaagtttgaggatgacctgggtaacttaatgagaccctgtctcaaaataaataaaaaggctgaagcaggaggatcacaagttcaaagcctgccacagcaacttagtgaggctctaaacaagttagtgagaccctgtctctaaataaaatacaaaaagggctgaggatgttgctcagtggttaagcacccctgggattcaatccctgataccaataaTCAATcgataaaaataaaagggctgggcatatatctcaatgatagagcacttgcctagcatgtatgtggTCCTAgatggaaggaaagaagggagggagggaggaaaaacaTAGTCAGCAGGTCACAAAATTGAAATATAGAATATGGTtttatgcatacatacatatatgtacacatcatatatacaaatatattttaaaagactatatACTTAAATGCTGACTATAGTTATCTGTAGAGATCACAATGAGAATATTCTAAATCTTGGTATTTCCTTTACTCCCTAAATGTTTTTTTTGCATAACTAAGtaaacttaaaacaaaaacagtCTGCTGAAAtcttatagtttaaaaaaaaaagaggaaacataAAAATCAATTCCCACTATACTGAGATGCTACTACATCAAAAGGTAAACCATTTCCCCACAAAATTAACTCTAATGATCTTAGTTCTACaaattaaaatacaaagtaggataTTTTCCCACAATAACTCAAATCACAGAGAAAAGAAGGAACTTAGAAAACTGACTTGACTTTTGTGTACTTTTCCAGACTCTGTAGAATGTCCATTCCTACATGGAGGTAGAAGGGATTCTTGGTTGCCTACAGAGAACACAAGAGACTTTTATAAGGGCTGGGAAGACCTGCTATCAACAACCGTCATGAGTGTAGGGTTCCCCAAGGAGACGTGTCACCAGCTGAGCAGGGTTCAGCTCACTTCATCTTTAAGGTCATGAATGTAAAGGACAAGATGTCCTATCAGTCCACATCACAGCACACCTTTAACAAGGGTCAGAAAATCTGGTCTTGGGTAGAACAATACTCTACACTTTGGCTCTCCTGATCCTCATCATGGTCAGAAATGAAACAATGCCCACCCTGACAGTACCACATCTGAGAACAAACCCAGTTTCTACCTTGCCTCAAAACTCCCTAGAAACCTTAGACACATGCACAGGAAACAGGACATTGGTCCCATCCCAATTATAGCAACATAAAGTGAGGCTAATGGGAATAAGCCCCTTAAAGTACCTATGGAAGGCCTCTACAATCAGTTCTCAGGTTgattcagtattaaaaaaaaaaaaaaaaaaaaattgaggggctgaggttgtcaacttagtagtagagcacttccCCAGCATGAggaaggccctgagttccataatGCCTCTTCTATCATATGCTCTTAAATGATTTGGGGGGAGGAGAGGAGCTGAGTGTGGTggttggtgcacacctataatatcagcaacttgggaggctatagtaggaggatcacaagtttgaggctagccttagcaacttaatgagccctgtctcaaaaataaagacaagacagctgggcgtggtggtgcacgcctgtaatcccaatgtctCGGTagactgagaaaggaggatcccaagtttgaagccagcctcagcaatgatgaggtgCTAAgccattcagtgagaccctgtctctaaataaaatacaaaataggctgagaatgtggctcagtggtcaagtgcccctgagttcaatcctcagtaccaaaataaataaataaagtgaaaatGACTTGAGATATACTCagagtagagcacccctgggttctagtacctcaaaaaaagaaaaataggaaagaGGAGGTAGCAACAGAAACAAAGAGGTATAAGCCTACAGGCAACAGAACTAAGCTTAAGAGAACTCAAGCACGCATGCCGTGCTCAGAGCATGCACTGCCACACTCCAGCAAGGGTCAGAGAGGTCACACTCCAGCCAGGGTGAGAAAGGCCATGTATGATATCACCTCTTCCCGTTTTTGAGAGGTTCTGAAAAACTCTTGAGGTCTCACTTTAGGCATGAGGATTATTACCAGTTTCATAGGATTTCTCCTTTTTTCATCTAAAAGCAAATGGCAATGATTCAGTATAAGAAAATTtttgaggggctgaggttgtCAACTCTGTAGTAGAGAGCACTTCCCCAACATGAGCGAGGCCTGAGTTCCATAACGCCAGCAACCGCCTCCGTGTCCCTGCCCCAAAATTACTAAATAAATCCAAACTGCAGTACCATAGTACTACCACTAGAGTGTAAAACAAATCAGGTTCTACTTGGCCCACACAGGCATCTGTCAGAGGCCTCCTGAGCTGCATGGGAGGGACAGCTTCTTGGAAAGTTCAGTTACTCTACTGTGTATGTGAACTGGAACAGACTCTCCATGAGTATGCATGTGTGATGTGCACAGAAGCATACATATCAGGGAAGAGACTTTCTACAGTTAGAATGACATTCCCTTTGGCACTTAAGCAACTGGCTGAAAGGTGAACATCATGGgcgtttattttttgttgttgttgttatgttttgttttaatgttactggaaattgaatccagggccttatgcatgcaaggcattctaccaactgagctatattctcagcccattttttttttttttttttagtattagaCAAAAATCAGCATTCAGAAGAATCCCAGATGACTTCCTCTACAAACAAGTAACAGACTGTCTATTTTTCAGAATAATTAGTATAAAGACCAGGATTCCACAGCATACTGGAACTGAATTGCAACCCAGAAAAGGGTACTTTGGTCAGAGTTGAAACACATTAAGGACAAAATTTTCCTCACAAATATTAAAAGAGGTGTGAAATAAGTCCTATAGTAAAAACATGATTCTTAGCAAAATGTGAGGTTAACAACATATTtagttgggaggccaaggcaggaagattgtgagtttaaaggcagcctcagaaacagcgaggcactaagcaactcagactttgtctctaaataaaatacaaaataggactggggatgtagctcagtggttgagtgcccctgagttcaacctctGGTAtactccccccccacacacaaaaaaatcatatttagGCTGCATAtattacagtggcacatgcctataatcccgatGACTTGGAAAGCTAagtcagaaggatcacaagtttgaggccagtctgagtaacttagaccctgtctcaaaaaaattaaaaaggctgggtaggtagctcaatggtaagcaccctgggttcaatcccaaagaccaggaaaaaaaattcagCTGCAGATGCTCACTTTCTCTCCATCCGGTGGAATCCTGACAATATTAAAAATAGGTAGTAACTCTGCCAAGTCTCTGTGAAACAACAAACTGTTCAACGAATGCCAGTACCTGGTAGAGGAGATATGTGGATTCCACCAACTCTGGTCTAAGtgggtagaagagaacatcaggggcCTGCAGCTGCCAGTTATACCTTTCAGGGAGGGCCCCATatcgtttccatatggcatagtaAAAGGCATGGAGGCAGATGGCATCTTCCACGTCTCCTATCAAAACCTAAGAAGAAGATGACACAGGTCACCAGGCTGAGATGCTTTCTCAAGAGCAAGAAGAAGTGACACAGAGGCTTTTGTCTGACCCCTGGTTCTAATCTGTCCTCACATAGCTGGAGATAAAACCAACCCAAAAGCAGTGGACCAGATAGATGCGCTCTGTATCTGGCCATCATATGCCACACTGATGTGAACGGCATGGCAGAGTTTAAATGACTcatgaacaaaaaacaaacagcaGAAATGGATCATCCAAACATCCCATGCAATTACTTTGCAAGTCTGGTTCTGTACTTACATAGGTTGGCTCTGTTTAATATTCTAGAGTCTGATTTCACAAAGAATAATCATGACATGTTATGCAAATCCAGAGGAGCTAAAGAACACTCAAGAGATTGAGATAGGGGGGAAACAAGGTATGGAATCCCTTTCCATTGATTCATTATTCTTAGCAAATACCTGCAGTCCAGGGAAGAAGGCCTGCAGAGAGTCAATCCAGGTGTTCATGAGTTGCCCGCTGAACATGTTCACATTGACGTAGAGAGGGGGGTCTCCTTCTCCTTCATTACAGGCTTCCCGTCTGCAAATTCAAGCAGCACATGCAAaggtgaaaagaaaaagaaagttcgctGAGAGCTCTAGGTCTGTTGCTCTAGCAGTCCCTGGTAGTTTTATTTAATCAGAatcaacattaatttttcttaactCGTTTGGAGATAAGATTGCCACTAGCTGAATATACTAGAATGTAGCAGAAGATAACATCTACTACAGAATAAAACGTATTTTGCAAAAATCACTTTGGCATCAGATATAAGAATACTGCTGTGTAACAGAATTGATACAATGCATGGTTCTATGTGGGATTTGACTTGAATGGGGAAACTTGGTTCTTTCTGTACAAAGACTTTCTTCTCATGGACCTGAAGGAATAATACATCAGGGCAGGACCCTTGGAGATTACTGCTCAGTTTAGATTGGGATTTTGAAAAGCAAAAACGACTTAATTCTAGCCAGAAACCCTCTTCCTTAAACACAGCACTCACAAGAGTGCTTCCCACAATACTTAATGTAGAAATGAGTCCAAGAAAATCTTACGAAGCAGGAAGCTCAGTAGCCATAACCCACATTGGCCATTGAACATATAAATGCATACAAAAATAAACCTGGAGCAGAGTGACAGCAGAGTAAAAGCCACTGTAGCTCTGAATGGCTCTCCCttcacattctctctctcctgctatttGGAATGTACAACCAAGAACAGCAAAAAATGCTGTTTTAACAAGCCCAGAGGGAGTAAAAATGTGGTAACTGTCATTTCTTTCATCAGGTATAAAGACCAATCCTAGCAATTCTTCTGAAAGAAAAGGGATGAAAATAATGATTGCCTTGAATTACAGCTCTCTACAATTACAGCCACTGTTAGACACAGGGATGTGTCATCCCTTCTAATAGCCAGTGTTCACAATGACTCCTAATGACCTCTACTTTCTGGTGGACACACTTATGCATCAGGGGTTGGTCTGGGTAACCAACAGTCTGGCAGAAGGGCTGGCACATCATTCCCATTTGAAGTCATGAAAGCACTATTCCTTCCCCTCTCCTTCCCCCTCCCCAcactcccccctcccccaccccctcaccccagcttttttttcctctctctctgtcctctctccctctctcagatCACTCATTCTGGGGAAGCCTGCTGACATGAACTCCCTACAGAAAGGCCTCTGGCAAAGAACAGAGACTTCTAACCCATAGGCAGTAAGAAACTAAAGcctgccacccccacccccacccccactagTGAACCTCAAAGGAGATCCTCCAGCCCCATTCACGTTTTGAATGGCCATGACCCTGGCCAACAGCTTAAGAGCAACCAGGAAGACCCTGGGCCAGATCCATGGGCTCAGCTGCTTCAGATCCCTGTCCTTCAGAGACTACACAAGCTGATGTTTGCAATGTTAAACCACTAGATTTTGGAGTACTATGCCATGTGACAGATAACTAATACAGATCTTCACCCCCAAATGACTGATAAACAAGTAGGAGAGATGGTAAGGTGAGCGCAGACATAGAATAGGAGTTTATGTTAATAAAAATGGGAATATTTCAAAATGTAAACTCTTCAAGTGACAAAAAGGAAACATACCCTCTTCTTAAGTAGTTTTGAATGCTCTGATATGCAGCATTAAACATTTCTAGGTCTTCTTTTTCTCCAAAGAGAATGTAGGACTTCAAGAGGTATTCATAGAAGGAGTCCAGCCCAGCACCCAAGCCACTCTGCTTTCCAACCCAGTCACCTGTCTGGATGTTCACAACATTGCCTGCAGAGACAAACAAGGACTTCAGTCCCAGTCATCTTGTGGGGAGGACAGTCCTCCTACTTTAACCTCACTGCTTTATGGAGCCCTCATCCTCACTAACAAAAAAGTGAATACTTAGCCCTAAAATTTTTATCAGTCCTATCAGTATCTTGAACAGCCTAAAGATCTTTCTGAATATATAGTACTGaaccactgacataaaaaggagatgataaacattttgtttttcactttttcccccttttccacattttttattggtgcactgtGGTTATACATTTGTTATTACATGTGTACATGCATACAATAAAAAAGGAGGATAAACACTTAatgcaaagaaaaattaaaaattcatggtGATACATGTAAATCATTTGGTGATGGATTGAGAATTTAAGTGACTTTCCTTCTAATATTGCTgttaaatataagaaatttgtatataaattttagaatataagaaaaaaaatatgcaatcacttgtgtgtgtgcatgtggcaCTGGAGACTGAACCCGGGCCTGGTACACACCAGGcagatgctccaccactgagccacgtgcCCAGCCCCcataatctctttttttttcttttttggtattggggattgaactcaggggcacttgactactgagccacatccccagacctattttgtattttatttagagactgggtctcactgagttgcttagtgcctccttagtgctaaggctggctttgaatccgtgatcctcctgtctcagcctcctgagccactgggattataggcgtgtgccaccgcacccaacccccataatcatttttaaaaatcaaaacttgAACCAACTATGATTCTATGGTTCTAgagcaatccacaaaattacttcCCAACACCAAAAGAAAACATGTCCCAAACAACTATATGAGGGAAAAAAACCCACTGTGAGTTTGCAAAATAGATAATTATTAAAGATGAATGATAAATATGTAGGTGTTATTTgttcattatattttctttctactATTAATGTTTGAAATATTCCATAgtaatttttcttaaatatttattttttagttgtagctggacacaatatctttattttatttatttttatgtgatgctgaggattgaaccaagggcctcgcatgtgctaggtgagtgctctacccctgagccaaccCTAGCCCTCCatagtaatttttaattaatacatTAAACAAACATTCTCAAGGGGAAAAGCCCACCTAAAAATGGGTCTAATCTGGGCTTTCAGTCTACCATCACACTTCTCAATATTTTAAGAGGAATTTATCCCATAGTAATTCTAAAATTCCTATTTTTAGAACCTTATATTAAAGTAATAAAATCTGCCTCATGGCTGTTCTTTTTATAGCATTTCCattaacaattttcaaatggaatatGCCCAGGGATCCAAAATGGAAGTGAGCTCTCCAATAGCATAAGCATTACTCTTTTCCATCAAACCCTACAGCCTCACTCTAAGCCAAAGGTCACATAAAGAATTTGGGTATGGAGACAATGAGGGCCACTCTTACTGAGTTGTCAGTTTTCAAATTCACTAGTACAAGGAAGCAACAGTGAAGGAGAGCCCCAGCCAGAGAAGGTAAAAGGAGACCCAATGGCAGAAGAAGGGGTACCACACCTAATAATCCCGTGTCATTGCTCCGGAGGTTCCACAGGGCTTTCACTGCTCGCCTGGCCACCCACTCAAATGTGGAATCCCCTAATAGTCTGCTCAGAATCCCAAACTCCACCAGGAGGGAGCCAGCTCCGGCCGTACATGTCTCATTATTGCTGTCAGGAGGAACACCTGTCTTCAGATTCACCTGGAGACAGGAAGAGTGAAAGGTCTCACAACAAAATCCAAGAACCCATGGGCTGACAGGCCAAGTCACAGACCCAACACTCAGCTGATAAAACCCTGAATGGTGAGAGTCAGCCCACCATCTGCCTGTTATACCCAAGATAAATATGTGAGTTCAGATTGACAGATACAATCAAGACAGTAAGAACACTGGAGTCTTGTCTCATTAATAAGAGCAAATCTTCAGGGGATGATTACAACACTATTCACTAAACCATCTCTTTCAGGCAGGTTTTCTTCATAGGTACAAATGCACCAGGCTCTGGGGATAGAGAAAAAGGCAAGTTATAGAATCATTTCTAACTTTTAAGTGAGCGACTATGAACTCACTAATGCTCAGCAAACAAACAAATCTAGACTGGGAGAGAAGGGAGGTTCAGCCAAAGTATGACAGTCAGTGTCATCATGGAAGCTCTGTGGTCTGGCAGTTCTCCAGGGTTACCCAAAAGGCTGACTCAATTCCCAGAGGAGCTCTGGCTTGGCAAATGAGACAAAGATACAATCTCATTCTACATTCTGCATTGAAATCAGCAGCTAACTTGCTTTTTTGTCTAATCTTTACTTGAAAGATCCGTGTAAGAACATTCAGTAAGCTCCTACAATATATACGAGGACCTTTGGAGAAAGAGATCCAAGTCAGAAATGAAGACAAATTTCCCATACAATTTGGTAGCAGGGGATATAAGTCACAGGTATAAAAGGACTTGAGAATACTGAACATGGGAACATAAATTTCTTAAGGGGATGGATTAAGTCACCATGTCACTGTGTGCCCATCTCACGGTAGGTACTCAGTAAAActaaatgaattaaaacccatttACATTGTATTTAGAACCAAATTCTCCCCAAGGACACCACTTACCTCTCCTACCTCAATTTCTATCAGAGAGTTTTAATTCAGGAAAATGGTCAGTTGTCAACCACAAAAGGCCAAACCAGTCTACCTACCCGAGGATAGGGGATCCCTGTCTTGGTGTTTTCAAAGGCAGGAAGGAGCCGCACAGCCAGGTCATGGGCCATGTGCAACAATTCATTATCATAATCCTTGATTGCCATGTCACCAAAGGGCTGCTTGGAGTCAGTTATTATTCTATGGGCAGAAAGGAGGCTTCCCAGAACCCTAATTGCAGGAAgaacaaaacataaaataaaatactgtttCTTATATGTGCAAACAATCCAATTCAAAATGACAGAAGAATTCTCTATTTCCTTATGGACACTGAGCTGACTTGACTCAATGGCCTCCTGAAGTCCTTCCCAGCCCTAAAAATCAAAGTTCACAGCATTACTGACAGGGAGAAAGGGGAGTCACTCATCAGATTTGGTCACCTATACCACAGCACATTAAGAAAAGGTCTGActgtggctgtagctcagtggtagggcacttggcctagcaaatgtgaggcactgggtttgatcctcagcaccacataaaaataaataaataaataaataaaataaaggtgtaaatatttttaaaaagaaagaaaaagtctgTACTAATTGGGTGTATGCTAACTGTTCTCAAAGTACATATTATCTATCAGTACTATTAAATTATTCTTGATTTAACTCACTTGGGGGAAAATTTAGCCATATAAGAAACAGAAAAAGGTAAGACAACAAATACCAGGTAACTTGTATAGTTTGACCTCTGATGAACTTCATAGAGGAAAATGACCTACTGAGACACAGGAGGCACCACCCTAGATCTATGTCCCTATAGACCCTCAAGTGTCTCATTCCAATGGATTGTGACTTTTTTTAGAACAAATGATTTTGTAACTTTAATCTTAAATAAACATTACATCTAGAAACCAGAAATGTCACATAGTAATACGATTTTCAAAAAGTCTAAGTTAAAtaggaaaatagaaaaaagtCAAGATATTTCAAACTAAAGAAAGCAAGAGAAAACTGGCTACAGAGCAGGATTCCAATAcatttaagagagagaaagagagacattaGTAAGAAACACACAAGaaggaaataaaccaaaatgcaaaCAAACAGTAGTTTTCTGCGGGTGGGGGAGATGAAAAGCTCTCGCTTCCTTTAGAAATATGAGTGTATTTTCCTAGGACAAAGTGAAGGAAGGAAATGAGACCAGACAAGAGGGAAACCACGAGAGTCTGCACTAGAGGGACACCCATCTTACACAACAATGAAAACATGTTTGTTTTTCCGTTCAGTCTACAATGTGATTACTTTAAAATCAACTGTTCCGATTTTGATAAACACTAAAATGAACACGAGAAACACAGACTGCACCCTAACATCTATATGGACTCTCTACTTGGATCCTGGGGCTGGAAAACTCTCAAGGGAATTTA containing:
- the Edem1 gene encoding ER degradation-enhancing alpha-mannosidase-like protein 1; translation: MQWRALVLGLVLLRLGLHGVLWLVFGLGPSMGFYQRFPLSFGFQRLRGPDGLLSPASGSVGRPGVPGGPPGPSWLQPPAVGVAAGRPGTPRRPARGVCDPAHWGYMLGGRGCGPDEYEKRYSGAFPPQLRAQMRDLARGMFVFGYDNYMAHAFPQDELNPIHCRGRGPDRGDPSNLNINDVLGNYSLTLVDALDTLAIMGNSSEFQKAVKLVINTVSFDKDSTVQVFEATIRVLGSLLSAHRIITDSKQPFGDMAIKDYDNELLHMAHDLAVRLLPAFENTKTGIPYPRVNLKTGVPPDSNNETCTAGAGSLLVEFGILSRLLGDSTFEWVARRAVKALWNLRSNDTGLLGNVVNIQTGDWVGKQSGLGAGLDSFYEYLLKSYILFGEKEDLEMFNAAYQSIQNYLRRGREACNEGEGDPPLYVNVNMFSGQLMNTWIDSLQAFFPGLQVLIGDVEDAICLHAFYYAIWKRYGALPERYNWQLQAPDVLFYPLRPELVESTYLLYQATKNPFYLHVGMDILQSLEKYTKVKCGYATLHHVIDKSKEDRMESFFLSETCKYLYLLFDEENPVHKSGSKYMFTTEGHIVSVDKHLRESPWKEFFSEDRGQDQEEKFVHRPKPHELKVLNSSSNCNRVPDERRYSLPLKSIYMRQIDQMVGLI